A part of Dehalogenimonas sp. W genomic DNA contains:
- a CDS encoding helicase-related protein — MKIIDNINSLLGDDLKVSLHSKSKLKIAASCFSIYAYQALKSELSKVESLEFIFTVPTFIPNEVTDKIRKEHREFFIPKVDRERSLYGSEFEIQLRNKLTQRAIARECAEWMQHKATFRSNKTKAPMQQFACVKQGQQDIAYMPLHGFTAVDLGYQRGDAISNIVNRFDESIFTATYLQLFEQIWNDSEKLEDVTAVICDHIASVYQENSPERIYFLMLYNIFSEFLSDIDEDVLPNDRTGYQDTQVWKKLFNFQKDAAVGIINKLETYNGCILADSVGLGKTFTALAVIKYYELRNRAVLVLCPKKLADNWLNYNTNLKTNIFAKDRLNYDVLCHTDLSRTSGESLGIPLNRINWGNYDLVVIDESHNFRNNDAFKDRETRYQKLMNKVIRDGVKTKVLMLSATPVNNRFSDLRNQLALAYEGDSESLSKKLNGKRSVEEVFRQAQIAFNQWARLPVEKRTAKAILDSLDFDFYELLDSVTIARSRKHIQTFYDTRDIGQFPERLKPLSFRCPLTKRDDVPGFNIIFTELSLLKLPVYAPISYILPSRLRKYEELYDTQVEGGKGKLKQADRERSLQALMITNLLKRLESSVEAFRLTLRSLHEKHVQMLSRIQTFKQSGCGIVTDWTERLETMEAEDDELPILGGDEIGGKVKISLADMDLPSWENDLYADLAIIDGLLSSMDKIKPEHDAKLQHLQKLILEKIENPINGNNKKTLLFTAFADTANYLYDNLAELLKSKGLHVGKVTGRDAPKSTLKKPYDFQSLLTLFSPIAKEKALVMPNEPDDIDLLIGTDCISEGQNLQDCDYLINYDIHWNPVRIIQRFGRIDRIGSRNKVIQLVNYWPDISLDEYINLKERVENRMMIADVTATGDDNVLTAQSSEVSYRKEQLRRLQDEVIELEDLKTGVSITDLGLNDFRMDLLNYVKAHGDLELAPKGMHAVVPAQLELGLKPGLIFALRNRNDSVNINQHNRLHPYYLVYIGRDGEIIANHTEVKKLLDLVRTSCKEQSAPIANVCRFFNQQTDDGRNMKVYSDLLGSSIRSMIEVKEEKDLDSLFTDGQTTALLNTISGLDDFELIAFLVVQGEG, encoded by the coding sequence ATGAAAATCATCGACAACATTAACTCTTTGCTTGGCGATGATCTGAAAGTATCTCTGCATTCGAAAAGTAAACTGAAAATAGCGGCATCCTGCTTCTCGATTTATGCCTATCAAGCCCTCAAATCGGAGCTTTCTAAAGTTGAGTCGCTGGAGTTTATCTTCACAGTACCCACTTTCATCCCCAACGAAGTGACGGACAAAATCAGAAAAGAACACAGGGAATTTTTTATTCCAAAAGTGGATCGAGAGCGAAGCCTTTACGGTTCCGAATTTGAGATACAACTTAGAAACAAACTCACTCAACGAGCGATTGCGCGTGAGTGCGCCGAATGGATGCAGCATAAAGCAACGTTTCGCTCCAATAAGACCAAGGCGCCGATGCAGCAGTTTGCCTGTGTCAAGCAGGGGCAACAGGATATTGCCTATATGCCATTGCACGGCTTCACGGCAGTGGATCTTGGATATCAGCGCGGTGATGCCATTTCCAATATCGTCAACAGGTTTGACGAGTCTATCTTCACGGCCACCTATCTCCAACTCTTCGAGCAGATCTGGAACGACTCCGAGAAGCTAGAGGATGTCACGGCGGTCATTTGCGACCACATAGCATCAGTGTATCAGGAGAACTCACCCGAACGCATCTATTTTCTGATGCTCTACAACATCTTTAGCGAGTTCCTCAGTGATATTGACGAAGATGTATTACCCAATGACAGAACCGGTTATCAGGACACCCAGGTCTGGAAAAAGCTCTTCAACTTTCAAAAAGATGCTGCCGTTGGCATAATCAACAAGCTTGAAACCTATAATGGTTGCATTCTCGCAGACAGTGTAGGCCTGGGAAAAACGTTCACTGCCTTGGCTGTCATCAAATATTACGAACTGAGAAACCGTGCAGTTTTGGTCTTATGTCCGAAGAAGCTTGCGGATAACTGGCTGAACTACAATACCAACCTCAAAACCAATATCTTTGCGAAAGATCGTTTAAATTACGATGTCCTTTGCCACACGGATCTTTCCCGAACATCGGGCGAATCTCTTGGCATCCCGCTTAACCGGATCAATTGGGGCAACTACGACCTGGTCGTCATCGACGAATCCCATAATTTTCGGAACAACGATGCCTTCAAGGACCGGGAAACGCGATACCAGAAATTGATGAACAAAGTTATCCGAGACGGCGTAAAAACCAAAGTCCTGATGCTTTCCGCAACCCCAGTCAACAACCGGTTCAGCGATTTACGCAACCAGCTTGCCCTGGCTTATGAAGGGGATTCAGAGAGTCTCAGTAAAAAACTGAACGGAAAACGCAGTGTGGAAGAGGTCTTTCGGCAGGCTCAGATCGCCTTCAACCAGTGGGCCAGACTCCCGGTGGAGAAGCGCACCGCGAAAGCCATCCTTGACTCATTGGATTTCGACTTTTACGAGTTATTGGACAGCGTGACAATCGCCAGATCCAGAAAACATATCCAGACATTTTACGACACGCGGGACATAGGGCAATTTCCGGAACGCCTCAAACCTCTGTCGTTCCGTTGTCCTCTGACCAAACGGGATGATGTACCTGGCTTCAATATCATCTTCACCGAACTGTCTTTGCTCAAACTGCCTGTTTACGCCCCTATCAGCTACATCCTTCCCAGCCGCCTCCGTAAATATGAGGAGCTTTACGATACTCAGGTGGAGGGTGGGAAAGGAAAACTGAAACAGGCCGACCGCGAACGCAGCCTGCAGGCCTTGATGATCACGAATCTTCTCAAGCGTCTCGAAAGCTCTGTGGAGGCATTCCGACTTACTCTGAGAAGTTTACATGAAAAGCATGTCCAGATGCTGTCTCGAATCCAGACATTCAAGCAGTCGGGTTGCGGTATTGTCACGGACTGGACCGAACGGCTGGAAACTATGGAAGCCGAGGATGACGAACTTCCGATTCTTGGCGGAGATGAGATTGGAGGCAAGGTGAAGATCAGCCTTGCCGATATGGATCTTCCGTCGTGGGAGAACGACCTCTATGCGGATCTTGCAATTATTGACGGCTTGCTGTCCTCGATGGACAAAATCAAACCCGAGCACGACGCCAAGCTGCAACACCTCCAGAAGCTGATTCTGGAGAAGATCGAGAATCCCATCAACGGCAACAATAAAAAAACCCTTTTATTCACTGCATTCGCAGACACGGCCAACTACCTCTATGACAACCTGGCGGAGCTTTTAAAGTCCAAGGGGCTGCACGTCGGAAAAGTAACCGGCCGGGACGCGCCCAAGTCCACGTTGAAAAAGCCATATGATTTCCAGTCGCTGTTGACGTTGTTCTCACCAATCGCCAAGGAAAAAGCACTGGTGATGCCGAACGAGCCAGATGATATTGATCTGCTCATTGGTACTGACTGTATTTCCGAAGGTCAGAACCTTCAAGATTGCGACTATTTGATTAACTATGACATTCATTGGAACCCGGTTCGAATCATTCAGCGATTTGGGCGAATCGACCGTATAGGATCCCGGAACAAAGTTATTCAACTGGTCAATTATTGGCCTGATATAAGCCTTGATGAGTATATCAACCTCAAGGAACGTGTCGAAAACCGGATGATGATTGCCGACGTCACAGCAACTGGCGACGATAATGTGCTCACCGCCCAGAGTAGCGAAGTAAGCTACCGTAAGGAGCAGCTCCGCCGTCTTCAGGATGAGGTTATTGAACTCGAGGACCTGAAAACCGGTGTTTCGATCACGGATCTGGGATTGAATGACTTCCGAATGGACCTGCTCAACTACGTTAAAGCACACGGTGACCTTGAGCTTGCCCCCAAGGGGATGCACGCCGTGGTCCCAGCTCAGCTGGAACTAGGCCTCAAACCCGGGCTCATCTTTGCATTGCGCAACCGCAATGACAGCGTGAATATCAACCAACACAATCGACTGCATCCATACTATCTGGTCTATATCGGGAGGGATGGCGAGATCATCGCCAACCACACCGAAGTGAAAAAACTGCTCGACTTAGTACGTACCAGTTGCAAGGAACAAAGCGCACCCATCGCCAATGTCTGTCGTTTTTTCAATCAGCAGACAGACGACGGTCGTAACATGAAGGTCTATTCCGACCTGCTGGGCTCCTCTATCCGCTCCATGATTGAAGTGAAAGAGGAGAAGGATCTGGACAGCCTCTTTACCGATGGCCAAACAACAGCGCTGCTCAACACAATTTCAGGTCTTGACGACTTCGAACTCATCGCCTTCCTAGTGGTACAGGGGGAAGGATGA
- a CDS encoding helix-turn-helix domain-containing protein, with protein sequence MTDIRDRWLSVDEICKYLGVSSDTVYRWIDRFSMPAHRMGRLWKFKKDQVDNWVQAGGAAENNKKDSGR encoded by the coding sequence ATGACCGATATACGAGACCGATGGTTATCAGTAGATGAGATATGCAAATATCTCGGGGTTAGCAGTGATACTGTGTACCGCTGGATTGACCGATTCAGTATGCCGGCCCATCGAATGGGCCGGCTTTGGAAATTTAAGAAGGACCAGGTCGACAATTGGGTGCAGGCTGGCGGTGCGGCGGAAAACAACAAAAAGGACTCTGGCCGATGA